A DNA window from Bacteroides cellulosilyticus contains the following coding sequences:
- a CDS encoding polysaccharide pyruvyl transferase family protein encodes MVNKVALISYHNELNYGTMLQAYALYHVLRMQGIDSEYITYQASAPSLKRHWLQCLNRYLFHPKKLYDRVVKRKGSQDDFSFFKTNEFRTTVDAFNKWYEEYIPHTKCVFTEKSIHTISDRYSKFIVGSDQTWSPYRNQRKDIFDYFFLNFVSESKKKYSYAPSFGTTELDFDYLKNIQIPLKQFGKISCRERGMAVKISNLIQKKVTPVVDPTLLLDRTEWEEVSKPMVGMPSKYILCYILGEKNSISLFAERLGKVEELPVYYILTRPCYLDKENYLSGVGPGEFISLIMNASFVCTDSFHGSIFCINLNIPFYSFTKRDSKDSKNDNDRILLVLKEFGLESRFRIDSDTCFDDGFEGFGEANKLLYERRIQSGNYLRSIVDENI; translated from the coding sequence ATGGTGAATAAAGTAGCATTAATATCTTATCATAATGAGTTAAATTATGGTACAATGCTTCAAGCCTATGCATTGTATCATGTACTAAGAATGCAGGGAATAGATTCTGAGTATATAACTTATCAAGCTTCTGCTCCTTCTTTAAAAAGACATTGGTTGCAATGCTTGAATAGATATCTATTTCATCCAAAGAAATTATATGATAGGGTGGTGAAAAGAAAAGGAAGTCAGGATGATTTCTCGTTTTTTAAAACAAATGAATTTAGAACTACTGTTGATGCCTTTAATAAATGGTATGAAGAATATATTCCTCACACAAAATGTGTTTTTACAGAAAAAAGTATTCATACTATATCTGATCGTTATTCTAAATTTATTGTTGGTAGCGACCAAACCTGGAGTCCTTATAGAAATCAAAGGAAGGATATTTTTGATTATTTTTTTCTGAATTTTGTTTCAGAGTCAAAAAAGAAATACTCGTATGCTCCAAGTTTTGGTACTACAGAGTTGGATTTTGATTATTTAAAAAATATTCAGATACCATTAAAACAGTTTGGTAAGATATCTTGTCGTGAAAGGGGAATGGCAGTGAAGATTTCTAATTTGATACAGAAAAAAGTTACACCGGTTGTTGACCCCACTTTATTATTAGATCGTACGGAGTGGGAAGAAGTTTCCAAACCTATGGTAGGTATGCCTTCAAAATATATCTTATGTTACATTTTAGGTGAGAAAAATTCCATATCATTATTTGCTGAAAGATTGGGTAAAGTAGAGGAACTTCCAGTTTATTATATATTGACACGTCCATGCTATCTTGATAAAGAAAACTATTTGTCTGGAGTAGGTCCTGGGGAATTTATTTCTCTAATTATGAATGCTTCATTTGTTTGTACAGATTCTTTTCATGGGTCTATTTTTTGTATTAATCTGAATATTCCATTTTATAGCTTTACCAAAAGAGATTCAAAAGATTCTAAGAATGATAATGATAGAATATTATTAGTTTTAAAGGAGTTTGGTTTGGAAAGTAGATTTAGAATAGACTCTGATACATGTTTTGACGATGGTTTTGAGGGTTTTGGTGAAGCTAATAAATTGCTATATGAACGCAGAATACAGTCTGGTAATTATTTGAGAAGTATTGTTGATGAGAATATTTAG